In a genomic window of Pontibacter liquoris:
- a CDS encoding GAF domain-containing protein gives MPKHHQSSFHESVVSITSNDEVILSVNEFPFKTTLSLSPLISYWEQKVTNDPSCNVARVKELTELLRQKPELLEPISDSSIITRYIDTVDILMEDIFPSALWENDLKAAVLPFHFESFYATPRLTELKLLGGGNYTEKLNLDLKTLLFRLTLSAYTLILEKFYKANFRVDEPFIFTIKDKFTALEHHYKLSIDLKFMEVKAKGELKELKAQEINYLINRYNDLDLWMQKLPPDNFEFTGFAIYEFTDVTNEETISSLRLDLLDGDTIATQEGFLNLQQKLRVLFGLPGIRLGVASCPAMPEFDITYARKIWNGLVLTQDSDLKLADLTDSVYEPVIKKGHTIVVDDLQVFPNPTRIEQQLLDQGIRNLIIAPLQYEGSIIGLLELASPIPGELNALSTLKLKDMLPLFALSMNRSLEELRSSIQRIIKEKYTAIHPIVEWRFTKAAINLLEKMERNTSPEIEPIVFKDIYPLYGVSDVRGSAIERNKAIQGDLLEQLVLAKEVILAAKDNLPLSILDELVYKIDKFSQSIVNELASGDEGIILEFLRSEIEPLFDHFIRRNPSATEAIGRYRAAINNPYGVVYNKRRAYEESLYIINETISTFLDREEEKAQQTFPHYFEKYKTDGVEYNIYIGASLLNNGDFQPLYLRNMRLWQLMLTCEIARRIRKLRPNLKLPLEITQLILVHSDPISIRFRLDEKKFDVEGANNIRYEIVKKRLDKATLRGSEERLTQPGKIAIVYSVQKEAQEYLRYIEFLQSEGYVGQEIEHLELEEMPGVPGLRALRVAVNFNELLRHNIDTGDELLNIARSASLN, from the coding sequence ATGCCCAAACACCACCAAAGTAGTTTTCATGAGTCGGTTGTCTCCATCACCAGCAATGATGAGGTGATTTTGAGTGTAAATGAATTTCCATTTAAAACCACCCTCAGCCTGTCGCCCCTTATTTCGTACTGGGAACAGAAGGTGACAAACGACCCCAGCTGCAATGTGGCGCGGGTGAAAGAACTGACCGAGTTGCTGCGGCAGAAACCCGAGCTGCTCGAGCCCATCAGTGACAGCAGCATCATTACCAGGTACATCGATACAGTAGACATCCTGATGGAGGATATTTTCCCGAGTGCCCTCTGGGAAAATGACCTTAAAGCGGCTGTGCTTCCGTTCCATTTCGAGAGTTTTTATGCCACCCCGCGCCTGACCGAACTCAAGCTGCTGGGCGGTGGCAATTATACCGAAAAGCTGAACCTGGACCTGAAAACGCTGCTTTTCCGGCTTACTTTGTCGGCTTATACCCTGATCCTAGAAAAGTTTTACAAGGCTAACTTCCGGGTAGACGAACCCTTTATCTTTACCATCAAAGATAAGTTTACCGCGCTGGAACACCATTACAAGCTCAGCATCGACCTTAAATTTATGGAGGTGAAGGCAAAAGGCGAGCTGAAGGAGCTCAAAGCCCAGGAGATCAACTACCTCATAAACCGCTACAACGACCTGGATCTGTGGATGCAGAAACTGCCGCCGGACAATTTTGAGTTTACCGGCTTTGCCATCTATGAATTTACCGACGTTACCAACGAGGAAACCATCTCTTCGCTGCGCCTGGACCTGCTGGATGGAGACACTATTGCCACCCAGGAGGGTTTTCTGAACCTGCAGCAGAAGCTGCGCGTGCTCTTTGGCCTGCCCGGCATCCGCTTAGGCGTTGCCTCGTGCCCTGCCATGCCTGAGTTTGATATTACCTATGCCCGCAAAATATGGAATGGCCTGGTGCTTACCCAGGATAGCGACCTGAAACTGGCCGACCTGACAGATTCTGTTTATGAACCCGTCATCAAAAAAGGCCATACCATTGTGGTGGATGATCTGCAGGTGTTTCCGAACCCTACCCGTATTGAGCAGCAGCTGCTGGACCAGGGAATCCGCAACCTCATTATTGCCCCGCTGCAGTACGAGGGCAGCATTATTGGCCTGCTGGAGCTTGCCTCTCCCATTCCAGGCGAGCTTAACGCCCTCTCTACCCTGAAGCTAAAAGACATGCTGCCGCTGTTTGCCTTATCCATGAATCGCAGCCTGGAAGAACTGCGCAGCAGCATTCAACGCATCATCAAAGAAAAGTATACGGCCATCCACCCCATTGTGGAGTGGCGCTTTACGAAGGCCGCCATCAACCTGCTCGAGAAAATGGAGCGCAATACCAGCCCCGAGATCGAGCCGATCGTGTTCAAGGATATTTACCCGCTGTACGGTGTCTCCGATGTGCGGGGCTCGGCCATAGAGCGCAACAAAGCCATCCAGGGCGATTTGCTGGAACAGCTGGTGCTGGCCAAAGAGGTTATACTTGCGGCCAAAGACAACCTGCCCCTCTCTATTCTGGATGAGCTCGTGTATAAGATCGACAAGTTTTCCCAGAGCATCGTCAATGAGCTGGCTTCGGGCGATGAAGGCATTATCCTGGAGTTTCTGCGCAGCGAGATCGAGCCCCTGTTCGACCATTTTATCCGGCGCAACCCGTCCGCCACGGAGGCCATTGGCAGGTACCGAGCCGCCATCAACAACCCTTACGGCGTGGTGTACAACAAACGGCGCGCTTACGAAGAGAGCCTCTACATCATCAACGAAACCATTTCAACGTTTCTGGACCGGGAAGAGGAAAAAGCCCAGCAAACCTTTCCGCATTACTTTGAGAAGTATAAGACCGATGGTGTGGAGTATAACATCTACATTGGTGCTTCGCTGCTGAATAACGGGGATTTCCAGCCTTTATACTTGCGCAACATGCGCCTGTGGCAGCTGATGCTGACCTGCGAAATTGCCCGCCGCATACGCAAGCTACGGCCCAACCTGAAACTGCCGCTCGAAATTACCCAGCTCATTTTGGTGCACAGCGATCCTATTTCGATCCGGTTCCGGCTGGACGAGAAAAAGTTTGATGTGGAAGGCGCCAATAACATCCGCTACGAGATCGTTAAAAAACGGCTCGACAAGGCTACCCTGCGCGGGTCCGAAGAGCGCCTGACGCAGCCCGGCAAGATCGCCATCGTATACTCGGTGC